The nucleotide window AGAGCATAGTGTCACTTTGTATACCCTCAACTCAAACAGTTGCATGCCAAGGTTCTATCATCGGATAAATCTAACAATGttgcaacacaaaaattggattcATCGCCTTTTTGTCACTTCTCTAGTCTTCATCAGCTATAGAACGATAGCTAGATTTTCTCAATAACGTTGTTtctcaacacagatgaactttcatgctaatcaCAGGTTTACGTAGCAAAATCTTTggtggatccgttggcatgtgtggtggccgccatcttgaattgtgacgtcacattgtcgccataccatttcattgggaggggtgttttttggggtcgctagcgttctctctatttttaacacatcggcacacaactatcacacattcaattcaaagaaaaagaaaaacaatggaaattcatatttataaaaagatcccataatcgctaaactaacatagcaatcctgaagtatatgtagcacgaATACTTCACTCTAGTTCATTAgaatattttcttctttgacaaaAGGTACAAGGACGGGCTGGAGATACGTGACGGAGGCCGGATTTCTATCCGGAGTGAGCGGCAGTGCTACTATCTCACCATCCGGAACGTCATGCCGTCAGACGCGGGGCTGTACGCATGCGTGGCAGAGAACCGGGTCAACAGGTGCACCAATGAGGCCAAGCTGAAAGTGGGCGGTACGTCACAGGATTTTGAACTTTATACACTTTAATGTGTTTTATTCGTCagttattacaaatattacacATATTACAAAACCAGGACACACTGATAACATACTCTATCTACAACAAAAACCTGGCTGACATAAACATAGTTACTTAACATAAGCTGTAAAGGGAATGAACTAGTTGCAGACATTTAGGCTACGTCAATGAAAGTGGTAGGTGCGTACCTGATGATGTAACTGATGATCATATCATATATCGTTCTTTAATCTGACACTACGGCTTGTTAGAATTTCAGTAAATGCAGATTTAGATTCGTTACACTTATCATAAATGGTTggaatgtctttttttacaaTCTGCTGCCTAAGAATCAAAATATGCATTTTGGCCGTTCCTGTTGTTATAAAGCAGTAGCTGGAAAGTTGCTGTATGTGTTATCGTCATACATGTTTAATTCAGAGGTACACATATCTGTAATTTAAAACTGAGCTGACACACAATCGCCGTCCTGTTCCTGTCAGCGCCAGCCGAGCACGAACCGTGAGGAAAAACAAACTTTCCGGTTCGAGCACGTCTTTCAAACCCGACATACTCAAACAGGGGCGAGACAGGGGTATGAAAAATTGCTCCTAAGATTTATGATTTTcctttaaattttcaaaatctacaatGATAAACAATATTTCAACAATTTATTAAAATACAACTACCTGTTTTCGAATTTCTTCTTTTCCACGCACCATTAGAGAGTTGAACCAACTGCCGGGCCACATTGTTCAGGCTCCGTCAGTAGAGGCCAGTAAGGCTGGACTGGTAGCCGCCCTGCCATAATCAATGTGAAGGGGTTGGTCAGAGGGTATCGAAAGGTGGACGACCTCTTATTTGAGTCTTTAGTCCAGCTCTAGTTTAGCGAGggatccatcctattctagcttcaattcgctcctctgatcgatTTGAACAATATTTTGGGTAGAAGCGACGAGAGTAGCACgttggagctagaataggatcgATGCCAGGCGTAGTTCTAGTTACCAACAAAATttcagagaaaaaaatatttaggtttaaactttgaccttaccAACCTACCAGCCTTCCCCCTATCCCCCGAGGTCTTGTTTTGAAGTTTCAGTAGTTCTAAGGTGTCGGTATGTTGACCTATTGTCACGGGCCCACTCTACAACACAAGGGCGGGCTGTCCCGACACTGTGTACTCAAGACTGTTCAGTTACCAGCCTTACATGCATACAGGTAAACAGGGACCTTTAAACGTATTAAAGAACATGACTCTTGTTCTTTGAGTTAGTAGGAAGCTTGTTTTAAAGATTTAGCTGAGTCTGAGGAAAGGTGTTGTCACGTAGACTATATCGACACtatacacacaggcaaacatggGTCTTAAAACGCGCCTTAACAAAGTGTGGCTTAAGCTTGTTCTAAATTAAGGCTGTGTTTAAGATTTACAAATTTGAGCTTGTTCAGTAGAAAGGAGTGGTCATACGATCTactaaaaataaacaaagtttAATTAAGCGTATCGGGAATATCTTAACCGTAAACAATATGACCGCTGCGCAGTTTAAGGACGGACCAGGCATTGTAGAGTTTTAAAACTGTCGATGCACATTTTGTGTGCATGCAGAAAAGTCCCTTCAAAAGGCACAGCTATCAGGATGAAAGTAACGACATAGAAACATATGGGACTTTGTAAAAAGTATATTAAAAAGCTTAAATTTCATCTTGCACAGGAATATGGCCCGTATGATCTATATAAGAGGTaacaagagctacatgtatctaccattAAACAATCacgaccacagcacgtccagaaCAGAAGATTTCAAAgtcggaagttctgctgcagtaccataaaaagtCACtgggaggcccaaaatctaataatttcaaGGTCCCGTCAAGAACTACCAACGCACCAAATATatagacaacccatccaggccttctcgagttatcgtgttaaTAAGTAATAGACGGGAGGAAGGACGAATACGGTACTACTTAAACataacctccatttttcacggaggGAATAATGACATAGAAACAACTTTGTGATACAACACTTCAACTTGCACGAAATCTAGCACGTTGGCACGTAATCTATAAAAGAAGCAAGTAAACCAAACCAACGCTATCCGGTTCTTAAACTTGACATTCCTCGGTGCACTTAAACTCTCGTAGCCAGAACGCCCCCACCATTCTCCCCGCTAAACCGCGCGGAATGTACACATATCCTGACAAGAAATGGCCCGGGCACCCTGTTTACTTTAAAAGGAAAGAGGTCGTCTGAAGTTTGGCCGTGAGAGTGTCCGGATTAACATAGCAGATTTACTTTACAGAGATCGTATGTTGGCGAGGTACGCAGGATTCTGAGCAAGGGCGCTGAAGATTTATCTTTTGACTCTGACCTTGAACTATAAATACTGTTTAAGAAAATGAGATAAAACTTTCGGTGCAGACACAACTTGTCAGTTAGAGCTCAGAGAGAGTTAATTCCAAAGTTTGAATGTATATCATCAGAAACAGCAGGGGCCTCCTTATAAGATTTATTTAGGGTGGGTTAGCTGATACAGATCGTTTTGTGTGATATAAGAAGCCGCGTGCCTGCGACGCCAAAGGGCGGACATACCGGTTCAACAGTTCAGATTCAGATAATCTTAATCGCTAAAGACAGAAACTTTCACAGGAGAAGGGAGGGAGGTCATTTTCTGTTACTTGGGGAGGGAAGGGGCTGTGGATATTTTGGTTCATCATGGGAAGGTGGCATGGACTTTTGATGCAATCTTTAAGTGGCCTTTTGTGTCCTTTATATGTccggaaataaataaatgaataaatatgtCCGGAAACAAGCAAGAGGAACAGCCATCTAATACATTGCGTGACCACAAACGCTCCACGCAAATACTTTGAGCAAGCTGTTTTCGTAACCCAGATACAGTACCCTGTATTTGCGGGAAAATGGGGACCCTGTGCGTATCGCGACCATATGTGACGTAGAAGAAAATTCTGTGGTTAAACTAAAGATCTAGACCCAACCCAAAACACAAGCCAGATGACAGTAAGAATGCAGTAAATCTTTTACTTAATCTGTTGCCCATCTCATCCTTATCCAATAATCCAAGATTAGATCTTTAATCTTCATGTTAGATTATCTTGATCCGTTTATCCAGTTGGCATCCCTCAGGTCTTTATCCGAGATGTTGGTTTGTATGTTGTGTATGTTATTGTGACCTACTGACCCTGAATAAGTGGCTTGACCTCTCTGATAAAGGCTCAACCGAGTTTATTCACACCAGTAACGTGTTGTAATACGTTTTTTTCGTATAGCCAAAGTATTTCCTTTTACATTACTGTTTTGGTTCTCCCATTCTCCTATAAATATGACATACTGCATCTAGGTTATGAAAACAGTTTAGTTTACAGAATTTTGCGTTGAGCGTTTCCGGTCACGCGAAGTCAAGACAGTACGTTCTGCTTGCTTGTTTTCGGACATAAAAGGACACAGAAAACCACTCAAATTGTCGCATCCAAAGTTGTGTATGTTATTGCGACCCACTGACCCCGAATAAGTGGCTTGACCTCTCTGATAACGGCTATACCGAGGTTTATCCTCACCGGTAGAGTGTTGTAATGTGATCTGGGTGAGTTTTATCTAACCGATAGTGGGCTGTACGTGTTGTTGTAACCCCGTGACCAGTGACAGATAGTGAAACCGCGACGATAACCCAGATCGGCTGCATCAGGACTTAGATTCACTCCTGTTATCGTGGGATAATGCTGCGTAGAATGATCACGTGATCACCAATTACCCTGGTATCATAAGTAAAACCTGGATTTTGTCCTGTGACGAAAATACTTCAATGATAACCCAAAGTCTGCTGGATTGACCCCCTAAAtcacgggtcattaacccctTGAAAGTTATTGCCAACCATCTTGATATTATAAACTGGGTCTGCAAGGTCTTCAGCTTTCGGCCTTTCCTCTTGGGTAAAGATTTATGAGTGGACAAACTCTTCCCCCTCTTCAAACTGTATCTCTAAAAGGTGTCTTCAGGATGCATATGTTGTAATTCACACACGTACCGTTATAAGTTGCTAGAGGTGTGTGTCATTGATAAGTCATGTGCTGTCCACTTGCATTGGTCCACGCAAAGGTTTATTCATAGAACAAAATAAGAAATCGTAATAAGCCTCCTTTCTCTTAACATTGCTGCAAAATCTCGAAATTGAATCAATTGGCATCTAAATCAGACGCACGGTGATGATTACTATAAATCATTGTCTATAAATCATTGCAATACAAAGTAAAACTATTTTCCCACCCATTCTTTGTGTGTCACGTCTCTAGAACTTGGACTAAAACCTGATTGTTTCGCTGCCCAAGTTTCCTTTGACGCACAGGGAAATTCCAGCACGATTTCTTTCTCGTCTTGAACGTTTCAAACTGAAGTCCAAGTCTCGGAACAACACGTGGGCCGGGAAAAGACGTGCCGCAGTTTGAAGAAGGATGTTTGGGTTTTTCTGCAAATGTCAGAGGCTGCCTAGGGGCAGGGAATTGTCTGGACAAATGTGGTGAGCTATCGATAGTGTCATAGCATGAGAGCACTGCCAATCTACATGCCAACAGTTCTAAACGCTTCAGGGTGCGGCAGAAATGAGGGCCTGCATACTGTTTTCCGTAAAGCATAGGCAGCCTATTTCTATTTCCCGTACTTATTAGCCGTCTTAGTCACGTAATTCGTAATGAGGGGACTAAAGTTTGCGTAACCGCCTTCCCTGATTTTAGCGCAATACGAAgagggttcttctgaattcagcgtaaaacGTTATCGAGAACCTCATGCAGACCCTCAGAAATGCCATTTGAATTTGGGAGGGGGTCTGTTTAACAAATAGGAGTACGGACATTGACCTGTAGTCATAACCCGCAGTGAAAAAGCGTAAACAACTTTGCTCCGTCAAGAAATACATACGTAAGGTACGGCAGACGTTCTCACATGTTTGACAagtcgaagctggtgtgttaacgCGACTGGCGCTCGTACTGGCTATATAGAGACAGAGACAGGTTGGTCATGGTGGGGAGGGCAGCATTATGCAAGTTGCCGGTCGGGCTAtctgcaatgtttacatgttgatcCCTCAGTACTATATATCACATGATCCAAGACAGCGCTCACATACTAATTTTAGTGTTGGCAGAAAAAGTAAAATGGTACGACCTAGCAAATTCCTTTGACAGATTGGCGTTGTAGACGGATACATTGCACTATCGAACAAAAATTCTTACTTAGAATtaaacaggaaaacaaagatATCTTTTTTCCCTTGCTTTTAACTTCGCAAGACACCGTTCCCCTTAATTGCACATGACCGCGCGTGGATTATTTATAAGAAGCCGACCCGTCTGATATCCCCACCCCCTGTCCCGTGTAGGTCCCAGGTATTTGGTAGCCTGCCATCTCTACTGTAACTGTACACTGGGAAAAGTGTTGCCGACACAAACATGGCACATTCCTGTCCCCTGACCCTCACCCTGCAGCCCGGTACCTGTGCGATGGAGTGGAGTACTCTCccagcagaggatgggttccggtaggtttttgacgtgtttttatgcgttttggggttggcgagaaaaaaacaaataatgaCAAACTGtggaaagcccaacaaaaacgcctaaaaacacgtccaaaacctgccggaacccctcctctgcctggagagtaggAGTGGAGTGCTCCGCTGGGAAGACTCGGCAAATCACACAGCTTTGTTCTAGAAAATATCATTGTCTACGGCACCTATATCTTACTGATATTCATTATGCATATGCTTTGAGTGTGGGTGAAGCCAGACGACCTATCTTTAAATTTATTATGTCTACAACATATCTTTATTATGTCTACGACATATCTTTATATGTCTAAGTGGTTTAGAACATGTTGAACATATTCACTGAAATGGGTGTAATACGATAGGTATGAAGAATATAATTTGAAGGGTATGATATCCCAACGATTATACATTGAAGAATgtacttaatacatgtacacttggcACACATCTATCTAAGTATACTTTTGTGTACCTTACTCGTATATACACAATGCAATATATTGTCAATGTGATATGTTCTAATCTACTGTCACGGATTGCTCGTTTTACAGTTTACAAACATCTAAAAGAGACTGAAAAAATCAGCCAGTGAAGTGACATATTTTCCTCTCTCGCAGGTGACAAGTTCACGTACGATGCCCCCACCCGCGCCAAACGCCCCACCGTTGAGGTGTCTGCTCACCCCAGCGCGGGGGGCATCTCCGTCCGTGACGTCACCGAGAAGCCCATCTCCGTCTCCCTGGCAGCGGCCACGCCTAGCGACTTCCCTGACGACCACCACCTTCTCGTTCCCACGCTGGAGGCCAACGCCGTGGACAGGACCGGCTACTTCCGGGTCACGACCCCGGAAATGCTTGCCCTGGAAAGGGACGGTTTTGTTCGGGTCACGACCCCTGAGATCGAGGTAGATGATGATTTCCTTCCAACGGTAAGACTCACCCAGGCTCGTCTCAGAAAGCTCGCGCTCGTTTTTGAAACGatatttcttttcttgaatATTCTCTCATCGTTTGTCTCATTTGTCACACGCAGTAACACAGCCAGATTTCCactgttagcctctaccaggctccagaggtggccgAAAAGAGCAGAGATTGGCCAAACAGACCGATAACACTGCCAGAGGAGTAAGCTTGGCCAGAGAGTACAGATTGCCAGCTCAGGACTGTACTCCCCAGCTAGTTTACTTCTCTGACATATTGtctgtctatttgaccaatttcaaCTCTTTCCaaccacctctggagcctggtagaggctaacccaTTCTAACAGTTTGTGTTTTTGAGTTGGTGTCGTGTGACGTTCTCAtaaaaaatgtgacattttcaGTCTCATCACAATTCACTCCATTTGTCAgtgcacaacatttttttcatttctattcgTTAAAAGTGATTTCGTTTCAACACACAGTGCGATCTTTTGAGACAACCCTAATCGAAGGTAAAACGAGGAcacaaacaacattttttccctctACTTGACTAAATGTAGTTAGACTCACTAACAGGGTTATGTgaaggcacaacaacaacagcatccTGCTACTACTTACGATGTATTAAGTTTAACCTCCTGAAAAAAATAACGATGAGGTATATCTAACGATGAAATAATCTATTTAGCATTTCTAGTCACCATTCTTGGTGTTCACATTCTTcatattaagtacatgtaccggGAATCTTGTTCAGTGAACCTTACCGTACTTGCCTCCGTTTTATATTAGAAATGGCCAATATGCGTCAAACCAAGGTATTCATTAATTACGATTTTACGCAGGCGATCTTGCAATTCTATGGTACACCTGCTTTAAGCCAACTATTGTGCATTTAGTATAAGTTTAAACCTCATACGTCATACATGACGTCATACAACCCTTTCAGGTTAAGCCTGCGCCTGGGAGATACGACCGAGACCGGGATGATCTGGAGGATGTCATGCCGCTGGAAGAGCAGACCAAACTTAGGCAGCTTAAGGAGGAAACGGAGAGAATCAAACACCTTAAAGACAAGAAACAACAGAAGGCCGGTGTAGACCATGAAGACCAAGGCGAGAAGGGCAAGAGAAGTGGTTCTGCCGAGAGGAAACTCAAAAGGACACCATCCGAGGAAAGAAAGGCCAAATTTGAGGAAAAACGCAGAGAAGAACAAGCATATCTAACACCTACTTCCGACCAGGAGGACACAGAGTCAAGGGAAGACCGAGACAGAGGCAGAAAGAAGGATAAAAAGAGAGGCGACAAAACGAAGAAAGCCCAAGACGCCAAGAAAATTACCGACCTGGAGGCCATCGAGCAAGCCGACGAAGAAGCCAACGCAAACGCCGAAGAAGACACAAGGCGAAAATCGGAAGAGGAAGCCAAGAAGAAAGCCGAAGAAAAAGCGCGGCGAAAGGCTGAAGAAGAGGCTAAGAAAAAagccgaagaagaagaagcccgGCGAAAAGCAGAACTAGAAGCCAAGAAAAAAGCCGAAGAAGAGGCTAAGGCTAAGAAAAAAGCCGAAGAAAAAGCTAAGAAAAAGGCAGAAGAAGAAGCCAAGAAAAAAGCTGAAGAAGAAGCTAAGAagaaagcagaagaagaagCTAAGAAAAAAGCTGAAGAAGAAGCCAAGAAAAAAGCCGAAGAAGAGGCTAAGAAAAAAGCTGAAGAAGAAGCCAAGAAAAAAGCAGAACTAGAGGCCAAGAAAAAGGCAGAAGAAGCTAAGAAAAAAGCAGAAGAAGAAGCCAAGAAAAAGGCAAAGGAAGAAGCCAAGGAAAAAGCTGAAGAAGAAGCCAAGAAAAAAGCCGAAAAAGAGGCCAAGAAAAAAATAGAACTAGAGGCCGAGAAAAAGGCCGAAGAAGAGGCCAAGAAAAAAGCAGAAGAAGAGGCCAAGAAAAAAGCAGAAGAAGACGCCAAGAAAAAAGCAGAAGAAGGCAAGAAAAAGGCCGAAGAAGAGGCcaagaaaaaagaagacaaagcaCGGCGACTAGCAGACCACGAGGCCAGGAAAAAGGCTAAGGAGGAGGAGCGTCGCCGGAAGGAGGAGGAAGCTGCTGAAATCGCCGCAGGTAAGTCAGCCTGGATCTacaacatgacgtcacaatgtaGAGACACATATGTCACGTGATGCAAGGGATCCATATGTCACGTGGTGAAAGTAGTGGGTCTTTTAACCTGCTGAAGGCAACCAAAAACTTGTTTAGTCCATTTTTGTACAGTCAGTTAATTTTCAAGTCACAAAAAATATGCAAGAtgctcaagcaattggataaattTGTAAGCTTAGAAATTCCTGAGACGAAAACCTGGATGGATTTGTAAACGACGAAATATTTCTGACGAagacactgacgaaaggtagtggatgctatctatcgagttgcttgagttactgttgagtaacttttatcttgcgtatcttattactgggatgtttaaccttcatcgacgcaaCACTAACGTTCTTCTATGCGAACATTTTACTTTATACTTTACTTTGTACTTAAAGATGACGTTGACGCCGGTCTTGAAGAACCACTCGATGACCTTGGTCTTGAAGACGAGGAGGAGATGCTCATCAACGGTGACCTCGCCAGCCCGAAAGAACCTGAGGAAATTCCCGTCAAACCGAAGTTCATGGACAAGTTCAAGGGTACCTTGGTGGTGGAAGAGGGTGGTActctgaccttgaccttcaaaGTCGTGGGTGTTCCGACCCCTAAGATCACCTGGATGCAAGGAGACAAAGTCCTTAAGGTATATCTAGTGTCTTGTAGACTGTAGAGAGTCGCTTGGCTCTAGGGTCATAGGATCTTTTTAAAACTGAGTACATGCCATTTCTTACACAACTTATAATGGGACATTTTTC belongs to Branchiostoma lanceolatum isolate klBraLanc5 chromosome 15, klBraLanc5.hap2, whole genome shotgun sequence and includes:
- the LOC136421053 gene encoding axoneme-associated protein mst101(2)-like; translation: MSIKNRHANDLRGEARDDKEPMFKTMITNTKVEAGDIVIFDVWVLGSPKPTVKWYKDGLEIRDGGRISIRSERQCYYLTIRNVMPSDAGLYACVAENRVNRCTNEAKLKVGGDKFTYDAPTRAKRPTVEVSAHPSAGGISVRDVTEKPISVSLAAATPSDFPDDHHLLVPTLEANAVDRTGYFRVTTPEMLALERDGFVRVTTPEIEVDDDFLPTVKPAPGRYDRDRDDLEDVMPLEEQTKLRQLKEETERIKHLKDKKQQKAGVDHEDQGEKGKRSGSAERKLKRTPSEERKAKFEEKRREEQAYLTPTSDQEDTESREDRDRGRKKDKKRGDKTKKAQDAKKITDLEAIEQADEEANANAEEDTRRKSEEEAKKKAEEKARRKAEEEAKKKAEEEEARRKAELEAKKKAEEEAKAKKKAEEKAKKKAEEEAKKKAEEEAKKKAEEEAKKKAEEEAKKKAEEEAKKKAEEEAKKKAELEAKKKAEEAKKKAEEEAKKKAKEEAKEKAEEEAKKKAEKEAKKKIELEAEKKAEEEAKKKAEEEAKKKAEEDAKKKAEEGKKKAEEEAKKKEDKARRLADHEARKKAKEEERRRKEEEAAEIAAGKSAWIYNMTSQCRDTYVT